A window of Natrinema versiforme contains these coding sequences:
- a CDS encoding GNAT family N-acetyltransferase — MESDTRIRVATAADAAAVRDIYAPFCESTAVTFEEAPPDEAELADRIDSTLEDHPWLVCEIDGEVVGYTYAGPLRKRRAYQWVVELSVYVAESARQSGVGRALYESLFAVLERQGIRDAYAVTTVPNPETERFHERMGFERLVDFPRIGYTQADWQDVAWWRRPLAEKSDAPDRPRPFPAVREDEDWDSLVRTGIESLERS, encoded by the coding sequence ATGGAGTCCGACACGCGGATTCGCGTCGCGACCGCGGCGGACGCGGCCGCCGTCCGAGACATCTACGCTCCGTTCTGCGAGTCGACGGCGGTCACGTTCGAGGAGGCACCGCCCGATGAGGCCGAACTGGCCGATCGGATCGATTCGACCCTCGAGGACCACCCGTGGCTGGTCTGCGAGATCGACGGCGAGGTCGTCGGCTACACCTACGCGGGACCGCTGCGCAAGCGCCGTGCCTACCAGTGGGTCGTCGAACTGTCGGTCTACGTCGCCGAGTCGGCTCGCCAGTCCGGGGTGGGTCGCGCGCTCTACGAATCACTGTTCGCCGTCCTCGAGCGGCAGGGGATTCGGGACGCCTACGCCGTGACGACGGTTCCGAACCCCGAAACGGAGCGCTTCCACGAGCGGATGGGGTTCGAACGACTGGTCGATTTCCCCCGGATCGGCTATACGCAAGCCGACTGGCAGGACGTGGCGTGGTGGCGACGACCCCTCGCCGAGAAGTCCGACGCGCCCGACCGGCCGCGCCCGTTTCCGGCGGTCCGCGAGGACGAGGACTGGGACTCGCTCGTGCGGACGGGCATCGAGTCCCTCGAGCGATCGTAG
- a CDS encoding polysaccharide deacetylase family protein — MKRRAYLVTAAAATLGGCSALSDSETSDDPDDEDETDSSDSSDTIDEEPGSFDQFDDLSMWEVMEGSLELDDERAYVGDQSGRMTADESEERVMIKRRFDSLRDLSDEFPALAFATEDDVDPVVQLSDTDGNRLLLQCNVEPGLPFAHHDLGVIDTVGDPDLSAIKHIKISVWTSEDQSATLWVDDLQFVSRPETGKVLIQFDGGTETAYTQARSTLSEYDYPATAFVPTDRVGASGYLDQDQLETLQSDGWTIGSQATTGSGLAGDSESAQRDQIEGAVEWLEDNGFEDGADYFSYPLNRYDETTLSIVEETHDVGFVGGYAGHGSLLNPALAPRTVSPSADEAQQLLEWTAQFRTITTLTYTDLSGDSAAAFEGMVSALDDLESAGDLEVITPDDLASDYIQEE; from the coding sequence ATGAAACGACGAGCGTATCTCGTGACGGCCGCCGCAGCGACGCTCGGTGGCTGTTCCGCCCTGAGCGATTCGGAAACATCGGACGACCCCGACGACGAGGACGAGACCGACTCCTCCGACTCCTCGGACACGATCGACGAGGAGCCCGGGTCGTTCGATCAGTTCGACGACCTCTCGATGTGGGAGGTGATGGAAGGCTCGCTCGAACTCGACGACGAGCGGGCATACGTCGGCGACCAGTCCGGCCGCATGACGGCCGACGAGTCCGAAGAGCGGGTCATGATCAAACGCCGGTTCGACTCGCTGCGGGATCTCTCCGACGAGTTCCCCGCGCTGGCGTTCGCGACCGAGGACGACGTCGATCCGGTCGTCCAACTCTCCGATACCGACGGGAATCGGCTGCTCCTCCAGTGCAACGTCGAGCCCGGACTCCCGTTCGCACACCACGACCTCGGCGTTATCGACACCGTCGGCGATCCCGACCTGAGCGCGATCAAGCACATCAAGATCTCCGTGTGGACGAGCGAGGACCAATCGGCCACGCTCTGGGTCGACGACCTCCAGTTCGTCTCCCGACCGGAGACGGGGAAGGTCCTCATCCAGTTCGACGGCGGCACCGAAACGGCCTACACGCAGGCCCGCTCGACGCTGTCGGAGTACGACTACCCAGCGACGGCCTTCGTCCCCACCGACCGCGTGGGCGCGAGCGGCTATCTCGATCAGGACCAGCTCGAGACCCTCCAGAGCGACGGCTGGACGATCGGCAGTCAGGCGACGACCGGCAGCGGGCTCGCCGGCGACAGCGAGTCCGCCCAGCGCGACCAGATCGAGGGCGCCGTCGAGTGGCTCGAGGACAACGGCTTCGAAGACGGGGCCGATTACTTCTCGTACCCACTCAACCGCTACGACGAGACGACCCTGAGCATCGTCGAGGAGACCCACGACGTCGGTTTCGTCGGCGGTTACGCCGGCCACGGCAGCCTGCTTAACCCGGCGCTCGCGCCACGGACGGTCAGCCCGTCCGCCGACGAGGCACAGCAACTCCTCGAGTGGACGGCCCAGTTCCGGACGATCACGACGCTCACCTACACCGATCTCTCCGGCGACTCGGCGGCGGCGTTCGAGGGGATGGTGTCGGCGCTCGACGACCTCGAGTCGGCCGGCGACCTCGAGGTCATCACGCCGGACGACCTCGCCTCGGACTACATCCAAGAGGAGTAG
- the thiM gene encoding hydroxyethylthiazole kinase, translating into MSVTDTAAADLAESVRAVRETEPLVQHLTNTVTINDVANLTLHWGGLPVMADSFGDAGEMAELARAITINIGQVPDARVEAMHEAARKANERGIPVVLDPVGVGSTPSREAVAESLLSEIDFTVIKGNYGEISALAGVEADVKGVESVGDYEEIEKTAQSLAESTGAIVVASGVTDVVADADGAVRVAAGHEMLGEVVGTGCMLGATVATFCGALEDDREAAVHATLAFGIAGERAAEMDHAGPGSYRTNFRDAVAGVTGEVVADLELEDRLEEIL; encoded by the coding sequence ATGAGCGTTACAGACACGGCCGCCGCCGACCTCGCGGAGTCGGTCCGTGCGGTTCGGGAGACGGAGCCGCTCGTCCAGCACCTGACCAACACGGTGACGATCAACGACGTGGCGAACCTGACCCTGCACTGGGGCGGGCTCCCCGTGATGGCCGACTCCTTCGGGGACGCCGGCGAGATGGCCGAACTCGCGCGCGCGATCACGATCAACATCGGACAGGTCCCCGACGCCCGCGTCGAGGCCATGCACGAGGCCGCCCGGAAAGCGAACGAGCGGGGGATTCCGGTCGTCCTCGACCCCGTCGGCGTCGGCTCGACACCCTCGCGCGAGGCGGTCGCCGAGAGCCTCCTCTCGGAGATCGATTTCACCGTCATCAAGGGCAACTACGGCGAGATCAGCGCGCTCGCCGGTGTCGAGGCCGACGTGAAAGGCGTCGAATCCGTCGGCGACTACGAGGAGATCGAGAAGACGGCACAATCCCTCGCGGAATCGACCGGCGCGATCGTCGTCGCCTCGGGCGTCACGGACGTCGTCGCGGACGCCGACGGCGCGGTTCGAGTTGCCGCCGGCCACGAGATGCTCGGCGAGGTCGTCGGCACCGGCTGCATGCTCGGCGCGACCGTCGCGACCTTCTGTGGCGCGCTCGAGGACGACCGCGAAGCCGCCGTCCACGCCACGCTCGCGTTCGGCATCGCCGGTGAGCGTGCCGCCGAGATGGACCACGCGGGCCCGGGAAGCTACCGAACGAACTTCCGCGACGCGGTCGCCGGCGTCACCGGCGAGGTCGTTGCTGACCTCGAGCTCGAGGATCGGCTCGAAGAAATCCTCTGA
- a CDS encoding PQQ-binding-like beta-propeller repeat protein — protein MTEWNQYKGDSRNSGLRRDIEGPARIEAAWTADLVGPVGSPVLDRDTVYVGTAGGNCYALERGTGRRRWVFETQAATDAAPVVDRDRLYCGTADGTVHALDISTGEAQWHVELPGALESPLALSEGRLYAGHAAGLSALEAETGTELWTHETESAVVGSPAIADGREGEQRRSALEGEPGEELLESMDSDLLAAERGEEPDRRWATTAERAFVGTADGTVVSLEAEAGEEVWTAPVGGTVAAGPTIADGRVYVGDDEGTMVALDAATGQTWFTYEIRDGFTTSATVLPAAETTFIGAADGYLHVTDTTVGRRKLRGWLFSRKGIELDGAASSCPVIAGDVLCVGDASGSLYGIDVTDPDPYWHFAADGAIRGTPAIAPERLYVGSDDERLYCLEWDADEQLH, from the coding sequence GTGACGGAGTGGAATCAGTACAAGGGCGATTCGCGAAACTCGGGGCTCCGGCGCGACATCGAGGGACCGGCTCGGATCGAGGCGGCGTGGACGGCCGACCTCGTCGGCCCGGTCGGGTCGCCGGTACTCGACCGCGACACCGTCTACGTCGGCACAGCAGGGGGCAACTGCTACGCACTCGAGCGGGGAACCGGTCGCCGTCGGTGGGTGTTCGAGACGCAGGCCGCGACCGACGCGGCACCGGTCGTCGACCGCGATCGGCTGTATTGTGGGACGGCGGACGGCACCGTCCACGCGCTCGATATCAGCACTGGCGAGGCGCAGTGGCACGTAGAGCTACCGGGCGCGCTCGAGTCCCCGCTCGCGCTCTCCGAGGGGCGGCTCTACGCCGGCCACGCGGCCGGTCTCTCCGCGCTCGAGGCCGAGACCGGAACCGAACTGTGGACCCACGAGACCGAGTCGGCCGTCGTCGGCTCGCCCGCGATCGCCGACGGACGGGAGGGGGAACAGCGGCGATCGGCGCTGGAGGGAGAGCCGGGCGAGGAGTTGCTCGAGTCGATGGATTCGGATCTGCTCGCGGCGGAGCGCGGGGAGGAGCCGGATCGGCGGTGGGCGACGACGGCGGAGCGAGCCTTCGTCGGGACCGCGGACGGAACGGTGGTGTCGCTCGAGGCGGAGGCCGGCGAGGAAGTCTGGACGGCACCGGTCGGCGGGACGGTCGCGGCCGGGCCGACGATCGCCGACGGCCGGGTCTACGTCGGCGACGACGAGGGGACGATGGTCGCGCTGGACGCCGCCACGGGCCAGACGTGGTTCACCTACGAGATCCGCGACGGCTTTACCACCTCCGCGACCGTGCTCCCAGCCGCGGAGACGACCTTTATCGGAGCCGCGGACGGCTATCTCCACGTCACCGATACGACCGTCGGCCGGCGCAAACTGCGCGGCTGGCTGTTCTCGCGCAAGGGAATCGAACTCGACGGAGCGGCCAGTTCCTGTCCCGTCATCGCGGGCGACGTGCTCTGCGTCGGCGACGCGAGCGGGTCGCTCTACGGCATCGATGTCACCGATCCCGACCCCTATTGGCACTTCGCCGCCGACGGCGCTATCAGGGGAACGCCCGCGATCGCCCCGGAGCGGCTCTACGTCGGCAGCGACGACGAACGCCTCTACTGCCTCGAGTGGGACGCCGACGAGCAACTCCACTGA
- a CDS encoding ATP-binding protein, protein MRVTSNRFVGRLITVIGALLSLLHLVNVIRFETTPAQVLIDGAPIALSIVVAVVGALLARDRLVSNQFVGRMLAWAGAGVLAVSALGAWLLGTVVVIGFSLVNPFVPMLNVATFGALVGLLVGVYDVRGLERQQSIERLNRINDTIRIATQEVVNKTDRADLEQAVCNRLSESEPYEGVWIGRYEDGMERVRPVAWAGLDDEYVESITVTVDDSPTGGGAGGRAIETGEIQCVPDVFADPTMEPWWDLFESRGVQSLAVVPIVHDETVYGFFSIYADRWNVFDEYEQEVLTELGETIGHAVASIEARRRLADHERELARQNERLDAFAGVVSHDLRNPLNVATGHLDLAREQRGGDGDGDRVDENLSRVAAALDRMEDLIQDLLTLSRQGKTVDESRPVSLQTAVDRAWSTIESSEARLHVDGDLGTISCDRKRLRQLLENLFRNSIEHAGPGATVTVRRTDTGFVVEDDGPGIPPEERQTVFEMGYTTNDDGTGFGLNIVRTIADAHGWDVSVGESADGGVRFEFSGVEAADSAAHAA, encoded by the coding sequence ATGAGGGTCACTTCCAATCGGTTCGTCGGCCGGCTGATCACCGTGATCGGCGCCCTCCTCTCTCTTTTACACCTCGTCAACGTCATTCGATTCGAGACGACGCCCGCGCAGGTGCTCATCGACGGTGCCCCGATTGCCCTCTCGATTGTCGTGGCGGTCGTCGGCGCGTTGCTCGCTCGAGATCGGTTGGTCTCGAACCAGTTCGTCGGCCGGATGCTGGCGTGGGCGGGTGCCGGCGTGCTGGCGGTCTCGGCGTTGGGTGCGTGGCTGCTCGGGACGGTCGTCGTGATCGGGTTCTCGCTGGTCAACCCGTTCGTCCCGATGCTCAACGTCGCGACGTTCGGTGCCCTCGTCGGCCTGCTGGTCGGCGTCTACGACGTACGAGGGCTGGAACGACAGCAGTCCATCGAGCGATTGAACCGCATCAACGATACGATCCGAATCGCGACCCAAGAAGTGGTGAACAAGACCGACCGAGCCGACCTCGAGCAGGCCGTCTGTAACCGGTTGAGCGAGTCCGAACCCTACGAAGGCGTCTGGATCGGACGGTACGAGGACGGTATGGAGCGGGTTCGTCCCGTGGCGTGGGCCGGCTTGGACGACGAGTACGTCGAGTCGATTACCGTCACCGTCGACGACAGTCCGACCGGTGGCGGTGCCGGCGGTCGCGCCATCGAGACGGGAGAGATACAGTGCGTCCCGGACGTCTTCGCGGACCCGACGATGGAACCGTGGTGGGACCTGTTCGAGAGCCGCGGCGTACAGTCGCTGGCAGTCGTCCCGATCGTCCACGACGAGACCGTCTACGGCTTCTTCAGTATCTACGCGGACCGATGGAACGTGTTCGACGAATACGAACAGGAAGTACTGACGGAACTCGGCGAGACGATCGGCCACGCCGTCGCATCGATCGAAGCCCGGCGACGGCTGGCGGACCACGAGCGCGAACTCGCCCGACAGAACGAGCGGTTGGACGCGTTCGCCGGCGTCGTCTCCCACGACCTCCGGAACCCGCTGAACGTCGCGACGGGCCATCTCGACCTCGCGCGCGAACAGCGAGGCGGTGACGGGGACGGCGATCGAGTGGACGAGAATCTGTCCCGGGTCGCGGCGGCCTTAGACCGCATGGAAGATCTCATTCAGGATCTGTTGACACTCTCGAGACAGGGAAAGACTGTCGACGAATCCCGTCCCGTCTCGCTCCAAACCGCCGTCGACAGGGCGTGGTCGACGATCGAGTCCTCGGAAGCACGGCTTCACGTCGACGGCGACCTCGGGACGATATCCTGCGACCGGAAACGGCTTCGACAACTGCTCGAGAACCTGTTTCGAAACAGTATCGAACACGCGGGGCCGGGCGCGACCGTCACTGTCCGCCGAACGGACACGGGGTTCGTCGTCGAGGACGACGGCCCCGGAATCCCGCCTGAGGAGCGACAGACGGTGTTCGAGATGGGGTATACGACGAACGACGACGGAACCGGGTTCGGCCTCAATATCGTCCGGACCATCGCCGACGCCCACGGGTGGGACGTCTCGGTCGGCGAGAGCGCCGACGGCGGTGTCCGTTTCGAGTTCTCCGGCGTCGAGGCGGCCGACTCGGCGGCACACGCCGCCTGA
- a CDS encoding sulfurtransferase has translation MANDYANDVLVTADWVADRLDDFQDDDSDLRLVEVDVDTEAYEDEHAPGAVGFNWETQLQDQTQRDILDKEDFEDLLGSHGISEDDTVVLYGDNSNWFAAYTYWQFKYYGHDEVYLLDGGREYWLENDYPTTDEEPDFSATEYDAAGPRESIRAYREDVENAIDRGVPLVDVRSPEEFKGEILAPSGLQETAQRGGHIPGAQNISWAAVTNDDGTFKDRDELEELYAEEGIDGDETTVAYCRIGERSSVAWFALHELLGYDDTVNYDGSWTEWGNLVNAPIETGEADD, from the coding sequence ATGGCAAACGACTACGCCAACGACGTACTCGTCACGGCCGATTGGGTCGCCGACCGACTCGACGACTTCCAGGACGACGATTCCGACCTCCGACTGGTCGAGGTCGACGTCGACACGGAAGCCTACGAGGACGAACACGCGCCCGGCGCGGTCGGGTTCAACTGGGAAACCCAGCTTCAGGACCAGACCCAGCGAGACATCCTCGACAAGGAGGACTTCGAGGACCTCCTCGGCAGTCACGGTATCAGCGAGGACGACACGGTCGTCCTCTACGGTGACAACTCCAACTGGTTCGCTGCCTACACCTACTGGCAGTTCAAGTACTACGGTCACGACGAGGTCTACCTGCTCGACGGCGGCCGTGAATACTGGCTCGAGAACGACTACCCGACCACGGACGAGGAGCCCGACTTCTCGGCGACCGAGTACGACGCCGCCGGTCCGCGCGAGAGCATCCGCGCGTACCGAGAGGACGTCGAGAACGCGATCGACCGCGGCGTGCCGCTGGTCGACGTTCGCTCGCCCGAGGAGTTCAAAGGCGAGATCCTCGCGCCCTCCGGCCTGCAGGAGACCGCCCAGCGCGGCGGCCACATCCCCGGCGCACAGAACATCTCGTGGGCCGCCGTGACCAACGACGACGGCACCTTCAAGGACCGCGACGAGCTCGAGGAGCTCTACGCCGAGGAAGGCATCGACGGCGACGAGACGACCGTCGCCTACTGTCGCATCGGCGAGCGCTCGTCCGTCGCATGGTTCGCGCTCCACGAACTGCTCGGCTACGATGACACCGTCAACTACGACGGGTCCTGGACCGAGTGGGGTAATCTCGTCAACGCGCCGATCGAGACGGGCGAGGCTGACGACTGA
- the radA gene encoding DNA repair and recombination protein RadA: MPESDLEELPGVGPATADKLHDAGFDSYQSLAVAAPSELSNTADVGESTASDIVRAARGAADIGGFETGSTVLERRNEIGKLSWHIDEIDDLLGGGIETQSITEVYGEFGAGKSQVTHQMAVNVQLPQEVGGLHGSAIFVDTEDTFRPERVDDMVRGLPDDAIDATLEDRKIEGSADDEEAVDALVEDVLEKIHVAKAFNSNHQMLLAEKAKELAGEHEDSEYPVRLLCVDSLTAHFRAEYVGRGELADRQQKLNKHLHDLDKVGNLYNAAVIVTNQVASNPDSYFGDPTQPIGGNILGHKSTFRMYLRKSKGDKRIVKLVDAPNLADGEAIMRVQDEGLKPE; encoded by the coding sequence ATGCCCGAATCAGATCTCGAGGAACTCCCCGGCGTCGGACCGGCGACCGCAGACAAACTCCACGATGCAGGCTTCGACTCCTATCAGAGCCTCGCCGTCGCCGCCCCGTCGGAACTGTCGAACACGGCCGATGTCGGCGAGTCCACGGCTTCGGACATCGTTCGCGCCGCCCGCGGTGCCGCCGACATCGGCGGCTTCGAAACCGGCTCGACCGTACTCGAGCGACGGAACGAAATCGGCAAGCTGAGCTGGCACATCGACGAGATCGACGACCTGCTCGGCGGCGGGATCGAGACCCAGTCGATCACCGAAGTCTACGGCGAGTTCGGTGCCGGCAAGTCCCAGGTCACCCACCAGATGGCCGTTAACGTCCAGCTCCCACAAGAGGTCGGCGGGCTCCACGGCAGCGCCATCTTCGTGGACACCGAGGACACCTTCCGCCCCGAGCGGGTCGACGACATGGTCCGGGGCCTGCCCGACGACGCGATTGACGCGACCCTCGAGGACCGCAAGATCGAGGGCTCGGCCGACGACGAGGAGGCAGTCGACGCGCTCGTCGAGGATGTCCTCGAGAAGATCCACGTCGCGAAGGCGTTCAACTCCAACCACCAGATGCTGCTCGCCGAGAAGGCGAAGGAACTTGCGGGCGAACACGAGGATTCGGAGTATCCCGTTCGACTGCTCTGTGTGGACTCGCTGACCGCCCACTTCCGCGCTGAGTACGTCGGCCGCGGCGAACTCGCGGACCGACAGCAGAAGCTCAACAAGCACCTCCACGACTTAGACAAGGTCGGCAACCTCTACAACGCCGCCGTCATCGTCACCAATCAGGTCGCCTCGAACCCCGACTCCTACTTCGGCGACCCGACCCAGCCGATCGGTGGTAACATCCTCGGCCACAAGTCCACGTTCCGGATGTATCTGCGCAAGTCCAAAGGCGACAAGCGGATCGTCAAACTGGTCGACGCGCCGAACCTCGCCGACGGGGAGGCGATCATGCGGGTTCAGGACGAAGGCCTGAAGCCCGAATAG
- the thiE gene encoding thiamine phosphate synthase — protein sequence MNPSNWRTYLVTQASLSADRSTPDTVRAAIDGGIDAVQLREKETSARSRYELGRELRELTAEAGVDLIVNDRVDIARAIDADGVHVGQSDLSVAVARDLLGPDAIVGCSASTVADARNAEAEGADYLGVGAVYGTSSKDVDPDEDGIGPERIADIADAVSIPIVGIGGITADNATPVVDAGAAGVAVISEITAASDPKAATESLARAAETTKAVDAGGNGR from the coding sequence GTGAATCCCTCGAACTGGCGGACCTACCTCGTGACGCAGGCGTCGCTGTCGGCCGACCGGTCGACGCCCGACACCGTCCGCGCGGCTATCGACGGCGGTATTGACGCCGTCCAACTGCGCGAGAAAGAGACGAGCGCCCGATCGCGGTACGAACTCGGCCGCGAGTTGCGCGAGCTCACGGCCGAGGCGGGCGTCGACCTGATCGTCAACGACCGCGTCGACATCGCGCGGGCGATCGACGCCGACGGGGTCCACGTCGGCCAGTCCGACCTGTCGGTCGCGGTCGCCCGCGATTTACTGGGGCCGGACGCGATCGTCGGCTGTTCGGCGTCGACGGTCGCGGACGCCCGGAATGCGGAAGCCGAGGGGGCGGACTACCTCGGCGTCGGCGCGGTCTACGGAACGTCCTCGAAGGACGTCGATCCGGACGAGGACGGGATCGGGCCGGAACGGATCGCCGACATCGCCGACGCGGTCTCGATCCCGATCGTCGGGATCGGCGGCATCACGGCCGACAACGCCACCCCGGTCGTCGATGCGGGTGCGGCGGGCGTGGCCGTCATTTCCGAGATCACGGCGGCCTCGGACCCGAAAGCCGCGACTGAATCGCTTGCTCGAGCCGCCGAAACGACGAAGGCGGTCGACGCCGGAGGCAACGGACGATGA
- a CDS encoding rubrerythrin family protein, whose amino-acid sequence MSDSDTFVETVSEDNQTALSRLGSSKSLYADTSGEIDTEPVLEATADAEYAAWQTFLEWADDEAVDEAREAFEATADEEQDHYETVDGKLDDEYEPTDTPQLHEFLREQEDTVSRAGALVGRILASQRSKEQVVGYFVGDADPQTASLFRGFGEDLDDQLERATALLETVCESDEDWERAREAATGAIQAAYDEYVETLEGMGANPKPVC is encoded by the coding sequence ATGAGCGATTCGGACACGTTCGTCGAGACCGTCAGCGAAGACAACCAGACCGCGCTCTCGCGACTCGGCTCCTCGAAGTCGCTGTACGCCGACACCAGTGGCGAGATCGACACCGAACCCGTCCTCGAGGCGACCGCCGACGCCGAGTACGCCGCGTGGCAGACGTTCCTCGAGTGGGCCGACGACGAGGCCGTAGACGAGGCCCGCGAGGCCTTCGAGGCCACGGCCGACGAGGAGCAGGACCACTACGAGACCGTCGACGGGAAACTCGACGACGAGTACGAACCGACCGACACCCCGCAGCTCCACGAGTTCCTCCGCGAGCAGGAAGACACCGTCTCCCGCGCCGGCGCGCTCGTCGGCCGCATCCTCGCGAGCCAGCGCTCGAAAGAGCAGGTCGTCGGCTATTTCGTCGGCGACGCCGATCCCCAGACTGCGAGCCTGTTCCGCGGCTTCGGCGAGGATCTGGACGACCAACTCGAGCGCGCGACGGCCCTCCTCGAGACGGTCTGTGAGAGCGACGAGGACTGGGAGCGCGCACGGGAGGCCGCGACGGGTGCGATTCAGGCCGCCTACGACGAGTACGTCGAGACGCTCGAGGGGATGGGCGCGAACCCGAAGCCGGTCTGCTAA
- a CDS encoding sulfurtransferase, with the protein MDDSVVVSPDWLASRLDDPQVRVVDVRDAWEFDGIGHLPGAVNIPFDSYRDESDVDRGTLPGAEAFADLLGDAGISEDDTIVAYDDTHGVFAARFVLTALEYGHDDVRLLDGDYSAWNQSHETTSETPEIEPVEYEADPLSPEESPLVGYDAVADALERDAVFVDTREQAEFEEARLPGAVLFDWREVVDDETRRLKPEAELEELLTDHGITPDREIVLYCNTARRISHTYVVLRALGYENVRFYEGSLTEWLANDGEVESGPVASE; encoded by the coding sequence ATGGACGACTCCGTCGTCGTTTCCCCCGACTGGCTCGCATCGCGTCTGGACGATCCGCAGGTCCGCGTCGTCGACGTCAGAGACGCGTGGGAGTTCGACGGGATCGGGCACCTGCCCGGCGCGGTGAATATCCCGTTCGATAGCTACCGCGACGAGAGCGACGTCGACCGCGGGACGCTGCCGGGCGCCGAGGCCTTCGCGGACCTGCTCGGCGACGCGGGGATCAGCGAGGATGACACGATCGTCGCCTACGACGACACCCACGGCGTCTTCGCCGCCCGGTTCGTGCTCACCGCCCTCGAGTACGGCCACGACGACGTGCGCCTGTTAGACGGCGACTACAGCGCGTGGAACCAGTCCCACGAGACGACCAGCGAGACCCCCGAGATCGAACCGGTCGAGTACGAGGCCGACCCGCTCTCCCCCGAGGAGAGTCCGCTGGTCGGCTACGACGCCGTCGCTGATGCCCTCGAGCGCGACGCCGTGTTCGTGGACACGCGCGAGCAGGCGGAGTTCGAGGAGGCCCGCCTGCCGGGCGCGGTGCTGTTCGACTGGCGCGAAGTCGTCGACGACGAGACGCGGCGGCTCAAGCCCGAGGCCGAACTCGAGGAACTACTGACAGACCACGGGATCACGCCGGACCGCGAGATCGTGCTCTACTGCAACACGGCCCGGCGGATCAGCCACACCTACGTCGTGCTCAGAGCGCTCGGCTACGAGAACGTCCGCTTCTACGAGGGGAGTCTCACGGAGTGGCTCGCCAACGACGGCGAGGTCGAGAGCGGCCCGGTCGCGTCCGAGTGA
- the htpX gene encoding zinc metalloprotease HtpX yields MNWQADWGLRLRMFVTMFLLFALYIVFAGVITLYVGGGLLLFGLFFGGFSLVQYYFSDTLTLRSMGAKTVSADEYPQLHGSIERLSQQSDLPKPKVAVVDSKVPNAFATGRNQRNAAVCVTTGILNTLEQDELDGVLAHELAHVKNRDMMVMTIASFLSTIAFMMVRWGAFFGGGHGRGRQGGGGGIVVAILVSLVVWIISYLLIRALSRYREYAADRGAAAITGNPSALASALLKISGEMDKVPKDDMREEAEMNAFFIIPIKSGVIGRLFSTHPPTEKRVEQLRSLEREMQAV; encoded by the coding sequence ATGAACTGGCAGGCGGACTGGGGATTGCGACTTCGAATGTTCGTGACGATGTTTCTGCTGTTCGCGCTGTACATCGTCTTCGCCGGCGTGATCACGCTCTACGTCGGCGGCGGACTGTTGCTCTTCGGGCTGTTCTTCGGCGGGTTCTCGCTCGTGCAGTACTACTTCAGCGACACGCTCACCCTCCGGAGCATGGGCGCGAAGACGGTCTCGGCCGACGAGTACCCGCAACTGCACGGCTCGATCGAACGGCTCTCGCAGCAGTCCGACCTCCCGAAGCCGAAGGTGGCAGTCGTCGACTCGAAGGTCCCGAACGCCTTCGCGACCGGGCGCAACCAGCGCAACGCGGCCGTCTGCGTGACGACCGGGATCCTGAACACGCTCGAGCAGGACGAACTCGACGGCGTCCTCGCCCACGAACTGGCCCACGTCAAAAACCGCGACATGATGGTGATGACCATCGCCTCGTTCCTCTCGACCATCGCGTTCATGATGGTCCGCTGGGGCGCGTTCTTCGGCGGCGGCCACGGCCGCGGTCGGCAGGGCGGGGGCGGCGGCATCGTCGTCGCCATCCTCGTCTCGCTGGTCGTCTGGATCATCAGCTACCTGCTCATCCGGGCGCTCTCGCGGTACCGCGAGTACGCCGCCGACCGCGGCGCGGCCGCGATCACTGGCAATCCGTCCGCGCTCGCCTCCGCACTCCTGAAGATTTCGGGCGAGATGGACAAGGTCCCGAAAGACGACATGCGCGAGGAAGCCGAGATGAACGCCTTCTTCATCATCCCGATCAAGTCCGGCGTCATCGGTCGCCTCTTCTCGACGCACCCACCGACGGAGAAGCGCGTCGAACAGCTCCGGAGCCTCGAGCGCGAAATGCAGGCCGTCTAA